A genomic segment from Spinacia oleracea cultivar Varoflay chromosome 3, BTI_SOV_V1, whole genome shotgun sequence encodes:
- the LOC110778797 gene encoding cytochrome P450 710A11-like has protein sequence MYFITQLATMSYNMSDIWAILILAAPFVATLVALVILIEQITYLKKKSVAPGPTLVLPFLGNVTGLIRNPEKFWDDQADYAKSSPLGISVNYIIGKFMVFTRDSEMSHKIFANVRPDAFQMVGHPFGKKLFGEHNMINLYGQEHKDLRRRIAPNFTPKALATYSDIQQLVILKHLTRWVENNDPKVALRVLARDMNLETSQTVFVGPYLDEEKREGFKVDYNYFNVGVLALPIDIPGFAFRNARLAVERLVERLTRCVEESKKKMVENEEPTCLVDYWMQGMVNEERELQQPLQFPPSPPPPPPPNCSNHQIGAHMFDFLFAAQDASTSALLWAVTLLDSHPEVLKKVREEVESIWKVESNKLITPEQLVSMKYTQAVAREVVRYRAPATLVPHMVHQDFQLAENFTIPKGSIVFPSVYESSFQGFSEPDRFDPDRFYLEERREDQVYKRNYLVFGSGAHQCVGQRYALNLLVLFIAMFTSLIDFKRHRTEGCDDLNFCPTICPKDDCLVSLSKRCANFPALSLP, from the coding sequence ATGTATTTCATCACTCAATTAGCCACCATGAGCTACAATATGTCCGATATATGGGCAATTCTCATATTAGCAGCTCCATTTGTTGCAACATTAGTTGCGCTTGTTATCCTAATCGAGCAAATCACATACCTTAAAAAGAAATCTGTTGCACCAGGGCCGACCCTGGTGCTACCCTTCCTTGGTAATGTTACCGGTCTCATTCGAAATCCCGAGAAATTTTGGGACGATCAGGCAGACTACGCCAAATCGTCCCCTCTCGGGATTTCGGTAAATTACATTATAGGAAAGTTCATGGTGTTCACTAGGGACTCAGAGATGAGCCACAAGATCTTTGCCAATGTTCGTCCCGATGCATTCCAAATGGTCGGGCACCCATTTGGCAAGAAATTGTTTGGTGAACATAACATGATTAACCTTTATGGTCAAGAACACAAAGATTTACGTCGAAGAATTGCTCCAAATTTTACACCCAAGGCATTAGCCACTTACTCTGATATTCAACAACTTGTGATTCTCAAACATCTTACTCGGTGGGTTGAGAATAATGACCCGAAGGTTGCGCTTCGGGTCCTGGCTAGAGACATGAACCTTGAGACCTCACAAACGGTCTTTGTGGGCCCATATCTCGACGAAGAAAAGCGTGAAGGGTTCAAAGTGGACTACAATTATTTCAATGTTGGTGTTCTTGCTCTCCCTATCGACATACCGGGTTTCGCGTTCCGAAACGCCCGACTCGCGGTGGAGCGGTTAGTCGAAAGGCTAACTCGGTGTGTCGAGGAGAGCAAGAAAAAGATGGTTGAAAATGAGGAACCTACATGTTTGGTTGACTATTGGATGCAAGGTATGGTCAATGAGGAAAGAGAATTACAACAACCACTACAATTCCCACCTTCGCCGCCACCGCCGCCGCCGCCAAATTGTAGCAACCATCAGATTGGTGCACATATGTTTGACTTTCTGTTTGCAGCACAAGATGCGTCAACATCTGCCTTATTATGGGCAGTCACATTACTAGACTCACACCCAGAAGTCCTGAAAAAGGTAAGAGAAGAAGTTGAGTCAATATGGAAGGTTGAATCCAACAAACTTATTACGCCGGAGCAGCTAGTGTCAATGAAGTACACCCAAGCGGTGGCGCGTGAGGTAGTTAGGTATCGTGCGCCAGCTACCCTTGTGCCCCACATGGTACACCAGGATTTTCAACTGGCGGAAAATTTCACTATTCCAAAGGGTTCAATTGTCTTTCCCTCTGTTTATGAATCTTCATTTCAGGGATTTTCTGAACCGGATCGGTTTGACCCGGACCGTTTTTATTTGGAGGAGAGGAGGGAGGATCAAGTGTATAAGAGGAATTATTTGGTGTTTGGATCGGGGGCACACCAATGCGTGGGTCAAAGATATGCACTTAATTTGCTTGTCCTCTTCATCGCTATGTTTACATCGTTGATTGACTTTAAACGACACCGTACTGAAGGTTGTGATGATCTTAACTTTTGTCCTACTATTTGCCCCAAAGATGATTGTTTGGTTTCTCTTTCTAAGAGGTGTGCCAACTTCCCTGCTCTATCTCTCCCTTGA